One region of Nitrospira sp. genomic DNA includes:
- the rpsO gene encoding 30S ribosomal protein S15, producing the protein MALVKEVKTELVKNFQKHEKDTGSPEVQIAILTNRITYLTEHFKLHKKDHHSRRGLLTLVGRRRRLLDYLRRIEESRYRAVIERLGIRK; encoded by the coding sequence ATGGCACTGGTGAAAGAAGTGAAAACGGAATTGGTGAAGAACTTCCAGAAGCACGAGAAGGATACCGGATCTCCGGAAGTGCAAATTGCCATTCTGACGAATCGCATCACGTATCTGACGGAACATTTTAAGCTGCACAAGAAAGACCACCACTCGCGGCGTGGATTGTTGACGTTGGTGGGCCGACGCCGTCGGTTGTTGGACTATCTTCGACGTATTGAAGAAAGCCGCTATCGGGCCGTCATTGAGCGTTTGGGGATCCGCAAGTAG
- the pnp gene encoding polyribonucleotide nucleotidyltransferase produces MKHVVEIELAGRRLTLETGRIAKQADGAIWATYGDTVVLATAVASQTAKPGVDFLPLTVDYQEKTYAAGKIPGGYFKREGRPSEREVLTSRLIDRPLRPLFPEGYYFETQVIASVLSADKSGVSDVIGIIAASAALAISPIPFNGPIAGVKIGRVNGQLVVNPDLETLESSELQLVVAGTADAVMMVEAGANELPEATMLEAIELAHSEIKKIVAKIEELRALAGKPKRVVKQESIDAALAEQVRKLVAGPIREAILIPNKSARQERLDQVLAETLTALKSDEPNRDRHVKIIFHGLEYTEVRNMILEKRVRADGRGPADIRPITCEVGVLPRAHGSAVFTRGETQSLAVVTLGTTDDEQRIDALEGEYMRTFMLHYNFPPFSVGEARPLRSPGRREVGHGALAERALKSIMPGKDKFPYTVRIVSEILESNGSSSMATVCGGTLALLDAGVPIKEPVAGIAMGLIKEGNQVLVLSDILGLEDHLGDMDFKVTGTKNGVTALQMDIKIGGITSDLMREALAQAKAGRLHILGCMAQALTAPRTKLSAFAPRIFPMKIKQDKIRDVIGPGGKMIRSIIAETGVKINVEDTGDVTIASSDEASAQKAIDMIKRLTEEVEIGKIYQGTVRKIMDFGAFVEVLPGTDGLVHISQLAHHRVKAVTDEVREGDQIMVKVLEIDKQGKIRLSRKEAMPAPAGAPATEPTPAG; encoded by the coding sequence ATGAAACATGTTGTAGAGATCGAGCTGGCGGGCCGCCGCTTGACGCTGGAAACCGGCCGAATTGCCAAGCAGGCTGACGGTGCGATTTGGGCCACGTACGGCGATACCGTGGTGTTGGCGACGGCCGTCGCGTCCCAGACGGCCAAACCAGGTGTGGATTTTCTCCCGCTCACCGTGGATTACCAGGAAAAGACCTACGCGGCCGGCAAGATTCCCGGCGGGTACTTTAAGCGCGAAGGCCGTCCTTCGGAACGAGAAGTTCTGACCAGCCGGTTGATTGATCGTCCCCTTCGTCCCCTCTTTCCCGAAGGCTACTACTTTGAAACGCAGGTCATTGCCTCGGTCCTGTCGGCCGATAAGAGCGGCGTGTCGGATGTGATCGGCATCATCGCCGCCTCGGCGGCTCTGGCGATTTCTCCCATTCCGTTCAACGGACCGATCGCCGGCGTCAAGATCGGCCGCGTGAACGGGCAGCTTGTGGTCAACCCGGATCTGGAAACGTTGGAATCCAGCGAACTCCAGCTTGTGGTGGCGGGTACTGCCGATGCTGTGATGATGGTGGAAGCGGGAGCCAATGAGTTGCCGGAAGCGACGATGCTGGAAGCGATCGAACTGGCGCACAGCGAGATCAAGAAAATCGTCGCGAAGATTGAAGAGTTGCGCGCGCTGGCCGGGAAGCCGAAACGAGTTGTGAAGCAAGAGTCGATCGATGCGGCATTGGCCGAACAAGTACGCAAGCTGGTTGCCGGACCGATTCGCGAAGCGATCCTGATTCCTAACAAGAGTGCGCGGCAGGAGCGGTTGGATCAAGTATTAGCCGAAACGCTCACGGCTCTCAAATCGGATGAACCGAATCGGGATCGACACGTCAAGATCATCTTTCATGGATTGGAATACACCGAAGTCCGCAACATGATTCTCGAGAAGCGGGTGCGCGCGGATGGTCGCGGGCCTGCCGACATTCGCCCAATCACCTGTGAAGTGGGTGTGTTGCCCCGCGCGCATGGATCGGCGGTGTTCACTCGTGGAGAAACGCAGAGTTTGGCGGTCGTCACGTTGGGGACCACCGACGACGAACAGCGTATTGACGCTCTGGAAGGGGAGTACATGCGCACGTTCATGCTGCATTATAACTTCCCGCCCTTCAGTGTCGGCGAGGCACGGCCGCTCCGCTCTCCGGGACGACGTGAAGTCGGGCACGGGGCGCTTGCCGAGCGCGCGCTGAAGTCGATCATGCCTGGCAAGGATAAATTTCCCTATACGGTCAGGATCGTATCGGAAATTCTGGAGTCGAACGGCTCCTCGTCCATGGCGACGGTGTGCGGAGGCACTCTGGCATTGCTGGATGCGGGTGTACCGATCAAGGAACCCGTCGCGGGCATCGCCATGGGGTTGATCAAGGAAGGCAACCAGGTGCTGGTGTTGTCTGATATCCTCGGACTCGAGGATCACTTGGGCGATATGGATTTTAAGGTGACCGGGACGAAGAATGGTGTCACGGCCTTGCAGATGGACATCAAGATCGGTGGAATCACGTCCGACCTGATGCGTGAAGCGTTGGCCCAGGCCAAAGCCGGCCGGCTGCACATTCTGGGATGCATGGCTCAGGCACTGACCGCTCCGCGGACCAAGTTGTCCGCGTTCGCTCCTCGGATTTTCCCGATGAAGATCAAGCAAGACAAGATTCGGGACGTCATCGGCCCGGGCGGGAAAATGATCCGCAGCATCATCGCGGAGACAGGTGTGAAGATCAATGTCGAAGACACGGGCGACGTGACGATTGCGTCATCGGACGAAGCCTCGGCACAGAAGGCCATCGATATGATCAAGCGCCTGACCGAAGAAGTCGAAATCGGCAAGATTTATCAGGGCACGGTCAGGAAAATCATGGATTTCGGGGCTTTTGTCGAGGTTCTTCCTGGCACGGACGGACTGGTGCACATCTCTCAGTTGGCTCATCACCGGGTGAAGGCGGTGACCGACGAAGTCCGAGAGGGTGACCAGATCATGGTGAAGGTGTTGGAAATCGACAAGCAGGGGAAAATTCGCCTCAGCCGGAAGGAAGCGATGCCGGCACCAGCGGGCGCCCCAGCCACTGAACCGACGCCTGCGGGATAA
- the mutS gene encoding DNA mismatch repair protein MutS → MGDTDGTPLMRQYRDIKQAYRDAILFFRVGDFYEMFQEDAVEASKLLSIALTSRDKSSDTPIPLCGVPHHAATNYIAKLLRAGRTVALCEQVEDPKLAKGLVRREVVRLYTPGTLVDSEFLAAAESNILAAVATRPRAGSPPHSGCAFGLATLEVSTGDFWLCEFQGPHARSALMDELTRLEPKELLCAEGLPPDEQQWMTDLPGPRWCTQPAAWFDLDAGRIRLQEHFRVHSLDAFGCHALTLGIQAGAAVLRYVRETQPTASLDHIRQVRVRQQHDAMHLDSVTIRNLELVRPSGRLEESPGQSSYTLLGILDRTVTAMGSRLLRDWLLRPLVTCAPIEARLTAVEELHQHLDARVRLRSALRPVQDISRLCSRMSLGVANPRDVLALKLSLSSLPAIHAELAELRAPLLADLTASWDNAADLYQFIEQAIVPEAPVSIRDGGILKDGYHADVDELRKASREGKSWIASLETKERTRTGIESLKVRYNQVFGYYLEVTKANLGKVPPDYIRKQTLVNAERFMTAELKELEERVTGADSKLTALEQHLFEQLRTELAGQTPRLQDISQRLAVLDVLAALAETAALHRYVRPIVDTGDGLHIVQGRHPVVERLDLSGGFVPNDTHLDLQTSRLHIITGPNMAGKSTYLRQVALITLLAQMGSFVPATEARIGLVDRIFTRVGASDNLAGGQSTFMVEMIESAHILNCATARSLILLDEVGRGTSTYDGLSIAWAIAEFIQDPERLGARTLFATHYHEMTQLEGLRAGIVNYSVAVQERNGTVLFLRKIIPGGADRSYGIHVAQLAGLPEAVIHRAKAVLAQLESATSSPHPIRETQQSLQFDATLPAPHPMLEEVRQMDLFSMTPLDALNRLAVLQQRLLQEQ, encoded by the coding sequence ATGGGTGACACCGACGGCACACCCTTGATGCGGCAGTATCGCGACATCAAGCAGGCTTATCGCGATGCCATCCTGTTTTTTCGTGTCGGCGATTTCTATGAAATGTTTCAGGAGGACGCCGTTGAAGCGTCGAAACTCCTGTCAATTGCTCTCACCTCTCGCGACAAATCGAGCGACACCCCGATCCCCCTCTGCGGCGTCCCCCACCATGCTGCCACCAACTATATTGCGAAGTTGCTTCGTGCAGGCCGCACAGTGGCCCTGTGCGAGCAAGTCGAAGATCCCAAGCTGGCCAAAGGCTTGGTGCGTCGAGAAGTCGTCCGACTCTATACGCCCGGCACACTGGTCGATAGCGAATTTCTGGCTGCCGCAGAATCCAACATCCTCGCCGCAGTGGCAACCCGTCCCCGAGCCGGAAGCCCACCACACAGCGGCTGCGCCTTCGGCCTCGCCACGCTGGAAGTTTCGACCGGCGACTTTTGGCTCTGTGAATTTCAGGGCCCTCATGCGCGTAGCGCCCTCATGGACGAACTGACGCGACTCGAGCCTAAGGAGTTGTTGTGTGCCGAGGGCCTCCCCCCCGATGAACAACAGTGGATGACCGATCTGCCCGGACCCCGTTGGTGCACGCAACCGGCCGCCTGGTTCGATCTTGACGCAGGGCGCATCAGGCTACAGGAACATTTTCGCGTCCATTCCCTGGATGCCTTCGGGTGCCATGCCCTGACGCTGGGCATCCAAGCCGGAGCGGCTGTCCTACGTTACGTCCGTGAGACGCAACCAACCGCCTCGCTTGACCACATCCGGCAGGTACGTGTCCGGCAACAGCACGATGCCATGCACTTAGACAGCGTCACCATCCGCAATCTGGAACTCGTAAGACCGAGCGGTCGCCTCGAGGAATCACCGGGACAGTCGTCGTATACGCTCCTGGGTATCTTAGACCGCACGGTGACGGCGATGGGCAGTCGCCTGCTCCGAGACTGGCTCTTGCGACCGTTGGTGACGTGCGCGCCCATTGAGGCCCGTCTCACCGCAGTCGAAGAGCTCCATCAACACCTTGATGCACGGGTTCGGCTTCGATCGGCCTTGCGCCCCGTACAGGACATTTCACGTCTCTGTAGTCGCATGTCCCTCGGCGTCGCGAATCCACGCGATGTCTTGGCCCTCAAATTGTCCCTTTCCTCTCTCCCAGCCATTCATGCCGAGTTGGCGGAATTGCGAGCCCCACTCCTCGCCGATCTGACCGCCTCATGGGACAACGCCGCCGACTTGTACCAATTCATTGAGCAGGCCATTGTGCCGGAGGCTCCCGTGTCGATTCGTGATGGCGGCATCCTAAAGGATGGGTACCACGCGGATGTGGACGAACTCCGCAAAGCAAGTCGCGAAGGCAAAAGCTGGATCGCCAGCCTGGAAACCAAAGAACGCACCCGCACCGGCATCGAATCGCTGAAGGTTCGATACAATCAGGTCTTCGGATACTACCTCGAGGTTACGAAAGCGAACCTGGGAAAGGTTCCGCCCGACTACATTCGAAAACAGACGCTCGTCAATGCGGAACGATTCATGACCGCTGAGTTGAAGGAACTCGAGGAGCGTGTCACTGGAGCCGACTCCAAACTCACCGCCTTGGAGCAGCATCTATTCGAGCAACTCAGAACGGAACTGGCCGGCCAAACTCCACGACTCCAAGACATCAGTCAGCGGCTCGCCGTCCTGGACGTACTTGCGGCCCTCGCAGAAACTGCCGCGCTACACCGGTATGTTCGACCAATCGTTGACACCGGTGACGGCCTCCATATCGTCCAAGGCCGTCACCCCGTGGTTGAACGACTCGATCTCTCAGGCGGGTTTGTTCCCAATGATACCCATCTGGATCTCCAGACAAGTCGTCTCCACATCATCACCGGGCCCAATATGGCCGGAAAAAGCACCTACCTCCGGCAGGTCGCGCTCATCACGCTTCTGGCACAAATGGGAAGCTTTGTGCCCGCGACTGAAGCCCGGATCGGACTCGTAGATCGCATCTTCACCCGGGTGGGGGCTTCAGACAATCTCGCCGGGGGCCAAAGCACGTTCATGGTCGAAATGATCGAATCAGCACATATTCTCAATTGCGCCACCGCACGCAGCTTGATTCTGCTCGATGAAGTCGGGCGTGGAACCAGCACCTATGACGGGTTGAGCATCGCCTGGGCCATTGCCGAATTTATCCAGGACCCTGAGCGACTCGGCGCGCGCACGCTGTTCGCGACGCACTACCATGAGATGACACAGCTGGAAGGACTGCGAGCCGGTATTGTGAACTATTCTGTGGCAGTACAGGAACGCAATGGAACAGTGCTGTTTCTACGGAAGATCATCCCGGGTGGAGCCGATCGAAGTTATGGTATTCACGTCGCGCAGCTGGCAGGCCTTCCAGAAGCGGTGATACATCGAGCCAAAGCAGTCCTCGCACAGCTTGAGTCCGCAACCTCCTCTCCTCACCCCATTCGTGAGACTCAACAATCCCTGCAATTTGATGCGACGCTACCTGCACCACACCCCATGCTGGAGGAAGTCCGGCAAATGGACCTCTTCTCCATGACACCACTCGATGCCCTCAACCGACTCGCTGTCCTCCAACAACGCCTTTTGCAGGAACAATAA
- the tsaE gene encoding tRNA (adenosine(37)-N6)-threonylcarbamoyltransferase complex ATPase subunit type 1 TsaE, giving the protein MPSRQLRIPKPQRVPGASAREPHEEARPAVKPWRIILRTPHQTHRLGQYVGTLLHGGEVIALFGELGTGKTSLVRGIADGLRADSAAVSSPTFTLIHEYRGRLPLIHTDLYRLTAAQLEDTGLCDYLDGHTVIAIEWADRWKDGLPADRLEIHLTHRLPATRRAILTATGPSAARLLSDLRTSLSRRRPTRVARQTRVQ; this is encoded by the coding sequence ATGCCATCGCGCCAACTACGCATACCTAAGCCGCAGCGTGTACCCGGTGCCTCTGCCCGCGAGCCGCACGAAGAAGCACGTCCGGCCGTCAAGCCATGGCGTATCATCCTTCGTACCCCGCATCAGACCCACCGCCTAGGACAGTATGTCGGCACACTCCTTCATGGCGGAGAAGTCATTGCCCTGTTCGGTGAACTCGGAACAGGCAAGACCTCGCTGGTTCGAGGCATTGCCGACGGACTACGCGCCGATTCCGCTGCCGTCAGCAGCCCCACGTTCACGCTGATCCATGAATACCGGGGTCGCCTTCCCTTGATCCACACCGATTTGTATCGACTCACCGCCGCCCAACTTGAAGACACGGGTCTCTGCGACTACTTAGACGGACACACCGTCATCGCCATCGAGTGGGCGGATCGATGGAAAGACGGCCTTCCTGCTGACCGCCTGGAGATACACCTCACACACCGCTTACCAGCCACACGACGCGCCATTCTCACCGCCACGGGGCCATCAGCCGCCCGCCTCCTCAGCGACCTTCGCACCAGCCTGTCCCGGCGTCGTCCCACTAGAGTGGCTCGACAAACCCGTGTACAATGA
- a CDS encoding LapA family protein, with protein sequence MIRLILVGTLLLLALSFVLQNQEQEVTLRYFFGLRSASILIYKPILAAFGVGLLVSGILLFPAWVRGRIELRRKTKALQEAEVDLERLRQALDKAARRGGSSSDLPSEGEPADG encoded by the coding sequence TTGATCCGATTGATACTGGTGGGAACGCTGCTACTGCTCGCGCTGTCGTTTGTGCTCCAGAATCAGGAACAGGAAGTCACCCTACGGTATTTTTTCGGCCTCCGCTCCGCGTCCATCCTGATCTACAAACCGATCCTGGCGGCGTTCGGGGTCGGCCTCCTGGTATCGGGCATCCTGCTCTTCCCGGCCTGGGTACGAGGACGCATCGAGCTCCGGCGAAAAACCAAAGCCCTACAGGAAGCCGAGGTGGATCTCGAACGCCTCCGCCAGGCCCTCGATAAAGCCGCTCGCCGAGGGGGGAGTTCGTCGGATCTTCCCTCCGAGGGAGAACCGGCCGATGGGTGA
- a CDS encoding insulinase family protein has translation MYRKIVLDNRLRIVAELLPTLKSVTIGIWVNVGSRDELPGEEGLSHFLEHMFFKGTRSRTATQISREIDALGGEMNAFTTRETTTFYVKVLDQQLEAALELLSDLFYRSRFESKEVEKEKQVVLEEIRMVQDDPEDLVQELHMKHTLGSHPLGRPILGQAPRIQALGRKDLVSYVGSHYDPERTVISVAGNFTWRRLETLLSRYFSASHKGVAVKPSRRPPEVRGGVLVKRKSLEQVHLCLGLQGLSAGHEDRYAAHALNGVLGGSVSSRLFQEVREKRGLVYSIYSFLSTYSDGGMTTVYAGTRPKEVERVVEVVCRELKKLRTNGIDRKDLARVKNQMKGSLMLSLESSHSRMSKLAKDELTQGSHVSLEQMIGEIDRVTTDQVYRVAQTLLDQRCLAITALGPIPANSLQSFAS, from the coding sequence GTGTATCGAAAGATCGTTCTCGACAACCGGTTGCGCATCGTAGCCGAATTGCTGCCGACGTTGAAGTCCGTCACCATCGGGATCTGGGTCAACGTCGGATCGCGTGATGAGCTGCCGGGTGAAGAAGGGCTGTCTCATTTTCTCGAGCACATGTTTTTCAAGGGGACGCGAAGTCGAACCGCGACGCAGATTTCCCGTGAGATTGATGCGCTCGGCGGAGAGATGAATGCGTTTACCACCCGGGAGACGACGACCTTTTACGTCAAAGTGCTGGATCAGCAATTGGAGGCGGCCCTGGAGCTTCTCTCAGACTTGTTCTACCGGTCTCGGTTTGAGTCCAAGGAAGTCGAGAAAGAGAAGCAGGTGGTCTTGGAAGAGATCCGGATGGTTCAGGATGATCCGGAGGACCTGGTCCAAGAACTCCATATGAAGCACACGTTGGGCAGTCATCCGTTAGGACGGCCCATCCTCGGGCAGGCTCCTAGAATTCAAGCGTTGGGGCGCAAAGACCTCGTGTCCTATGTCGGCTCGCACTATGATCCGGAGCGCACGGTGATTTCTGTGGCAGGCAACTTTACCTGGAGGCGACTGGAAACGTTGTTGTCGCGGTATTTTTCCGCATCCCACAAGGGCGTGGCGGTCAAGCCAAGCCGTCGCCCGCCGGAGGTTCGTGGGGGAGTGCTGGTAAAGCGTAAGTCGCTGGAGCAGGTGCACTTGTGTTTAGGGTTGCAGGGACTGAGCGCGGGGCACGAGGATCGGTATGCCGCGCATGCCTTGAACGGCGTGCTGGGCGGAAGCGTGAGCTCGCGGTTATTTCAAGAGGTGCGAGAGAAGCGCGGGCTTGTCTACTCGATCTATTCGTTCTTGTCGACGTACTCGGATGGAGGTATGACCACGGTGTATGCGGGCACCCGCCCCAAAGAAGTGGAGCGTGTGGTGGAGGTCGTGTGCCGTGAACTCAAGAAGCTTCGCACGAACGGTATTGATCGGAAAGACCTGGCTCGCGTCAAGAATCAAATGAAGGGTAGCCTCATGCTCAGTCTCGAAAGTTCCCATAGCCGGATGAGCAAGTTGGCAAAGGATGAGTTGACGCAGGGGAGCCATGTGTCTCTCGAGCAGATGATAGGGGAAATTGATCGAGTGACCACAGACCAGGTGTATCGGGTTGCGCAAACCCTGTTGGACCAACGGTGTCTTGCGATCACGGCGCTTGGACCGATCCCAGCGAACAGTCTTCAGTCGTTTGCCTCATAA
- a CDS encoding NAD(P)H-hydrate dehydratase → MIPIVTAEQMRELDHRTITEAHVPSLALMERAGTGVVSHLEARYGPAAGKKVVILCGKGNNGGDGFVIARLLRRKKAHVHVLLLTPATELSRDAKAMYQRFQRMAGPSSITRPTDAHALQQRLASADILIDAILGTGLSTPVAGMYREAIEALNAAGRPTVAVDLPSGLHADTGSVLGAAVRADLTVTFGLPKVGLYCGAGIDCAGLVRLVDIGIPTSFIEAVGSRLLLLTGAASQAALPHRRPSSHKGTYGHLGLIAGSVGKTGAAAMAALAALRIGTGLVTAAVPSSVNDILEAKLLEAMTLPMPETKARTFARSGLDRLLAFASARDAVAIGPGLTTHPETVELVQEFVKRVDKPCVLDADALNALAGKASLLTECTRPPIITPHPGEMARLEAEATTQSVNDDRLGTATRFARERGVFVILKGARTVIARPDGVAAICPTGNPGMATAGTGDVLTGMVGGLLAQGIASWDAACAATYFHGLAGDLAAQQLGQAGMIARDLIQHIPHAIAPTTHT, encoded by the coding sequence ATGATACCGATCGTGACCGCCGAGCAAATGCGCGAGCTGGACCATCGGACGATCACCGAGGCTCACGTACCATCTCTGGCACTGATGGAGCGAGCCGGAACCGGTGTGGTCTCTCACCTTGAGGCACGGTATGGACCGGCTGCCGGGAAAAAAGTCGTCATCCTCTGCGGCAAGGGCAACAATGGCGGAGATGGGTTCGTCATCGCCCGCCTGCTCCGGCGGAAAAAAGCTCACGTCCACGTTCTGTTATTGACGCCGGCCACCGAACTCAGCCGCGATGCGAAGGCGATGTATCAGCGCTTTCAACGAATGGCAGGCCCATCGTCCATCACTCGTCCTACCGATGCACATGCTCTCCAACAACGACTGGCGTCAGCCGATATCCTCATCGACGCCATTCTAGGCACCGGGCTCTCCACACCTGTGGCCGGCATGTACCGCGAGGCGATCGAAGCCCTCAATGCCGCAGGACGACCCACGGTCGCCGTCGATCTTCCTTCCGGCCTCCATGCCGATACCGGATCCGTCCTGGGCGCGGCTGTGCGAGCGGACCTGACCGTCACCTTTGGATTGCCGAAAGTAGGGCTCTACTGCGGAGCCGGCATCGATTGCGCGGGACTGGTTCGTCTCGTCGACATTGGCATTCCAACCTCGTTTATTGAGGCCGTCGGAAGCCGCCTCCTGCTGCTGACCGGCGCCGCTTCGCAAGCAGCATTGCCCCATCGCCGGCCATCTTCGCATAAGGGAACCTACGGGCACCTCGGACTCATCGCCGGATCGGTCGGCAAGACCGGAGCGGCGGCGATGGCAGCCCTCGCCGCGCTTCGAATCGGAACCGGTCTCGTCACGGCCGCCGTTCCTTCCAGCGTCAATGATATCCTGGAGGCCAAATTACTCGAAGCCATGACCCTGCCCATGCCGGAAACAAAGGCGCGCACCTTTGCTCGTTCGGGTCTGGATCGACTGCTCGCCTTTGCAAGCGCCAGGGATGCAGTGGCCATCGGCCCCGGCTTGACCACCCATCCGGAAACCGTCGAACTCGTGCAAGAATTTGTCAAACGCGTCGACAAGCCCTGCGTGCTCGATGCCGATGCACTCAATGCGTTGGCGGGAAAGGCCTCCTTGTTGACAGAATGCACGCGCCCACCGATCATTACCCCTCATCCCGGAGAAATGGCCAGGTTGGAAGCTGAGGCGACCACGCAATCCGTCAATGACGATCGCCTCGGCACGGCAACGCGATTTGCACGTGAACGCGGCGTGTTCGTCATTCTCAAAGGAGCCCGGACCGTGATTGCCAGACCGGACGGAGTGGCCGCGATCTGTCCGACCGGAAACCCTGGAATGGCCACCGCTGGGACCGGAGATGTCTTGACCGGCATGGTCGGCGGGTTGCTCGCCCAGGGCATAGCCAGCTGGGACGCCGCCTGTGCCGCCACTTACTTCCATGGCCTCGCCGGAGATCTCGCCGCGCAGCAGCTGGGCCAGGCCGGCATGATCGCTCGCGATCTGATTCAGCATATTCCCCATGCCATCGCGCCAACTACGCATACCTAA